A region from the Salvelinus sp. IW2-2015 linkage group LG19, ASM291031v2, whole genome shotgun sequence genome encodes:
- the LOC111979631 gene encoding centrosome and spindle pole-associated protein 1 isoform X7: MEMDDELEKFIQQQKAKVAEDKASLEQDPPYLEIRTKDYKAHDSTFTNIPTFKSSTAQGKEENCCLSLPLGEDYERKKQKLQQELRLDYRRYVAQKKHLNAAEPDPSLPIGERRAAKEQHASLRAPSDLPVVHCSPRPPVHPKQAPSMRDTATLTEGRRGLHRGGRCLVEGRRMEGLWPEDELLLPRERARLVRVDFDSEADLTEEELDLMVRRRPRQTGIEREERTWQRRHYKTDLRDISRLRDRGAELPDYTESSQYADRKETKGSVVPDEDYSEASRVTSSLTPKPKLQVPAGMRHSGRSRSSTKKDELEFATGLMIGAADAAAALQGRKERYRHELQEQIAEQQRNKKREKDLELRVAVTGTTDPEKKADRIKQFGAVNSDDHARKRKDSWYPPGQAVDLPGDELNGRPSEKNRERLPPEQPCVAFQSPLLDYSHTLGLNSGGTSPYSQAIHRSMDTPRMAGFLPHPPSTLADAYRSPYDEAHLYYGARNPLDPNLAYYGQIPLTGGVQPKSYLSLPPAGPHPSQMSQHSPHNGSSHPEPPPHRPASDAATMGSGIGVFPAEQVKPSKESVLHYKEALRQQIQERRERXRLDREETDRYEAKLEADMKNHDPWGRGGGGAPLRDSRGNLITDLHQMHKHNEEAYINPETWQKSARATMAVPREEDTRPPSTHRVSGFAQAPSFARGSIFGNLPTPQQLHEQEKYKAYLKQQIEEKRRKEAEERECQRLEEEKEEKRLAEQRERIQREYEEEQDRKKRKEMEQKAKNDELIRLAEERKKEVERMKKEAEEKENSALRKQYEKERWARLQEVPREPSPPIPTLQKRHQAPQYSPRPQSMDSHRGTTVPLSERSLSGLQSPPVPARRNQLRAAEDQWGVISELSELRRQLRSEQKRLEGQLLQSEWEELDSPMSDRHRERPQIDVFDMARLRLQAPVRRPSSRNTEPNNLHRIHDSLQFRYRDVDSREVEGHGYCEHPSDRDGQSVDIQRQAEYREELRRINNSLRRKSAADYFHLSPPQQQNHYLRNAVGDPMRCSLLESDSAFIGKASDPMGEAFPVSPPSVQKPQLSARERRRLAKRAELHNERGSSREPVGQPENYSRQSEASLNIQQHGRERNHHRTKRLLAMSRHGLRRADLSGDEDMSPQVSPRAPHTQGSVDTVATEPWMRPGTSETLKRLMTGQTPCRERLASRESTVQDWEGPSTYHG, from the exons ATGGAGATGGATGATGAACTTGAGAAATTCATCCAGCAACAGAAGGCCAAAGTGGCAGAGGATAAAGCCAGCTTGGAACAGGATCCACCTTACCTTGAAATAAGG ACAAAAGACTACAAGGCCCATGACTCCACATTCACAAATATCCCAACATTTAAGTCGTCCACAGCACAAGGGAAGG AGGAGAATTGTTGTCTAAGTTTACCTTTGGGTGAAGACTATGAGAGGAAGAAACAGAAGTTACAGCAAGAGCTCCGTCTAGACTACAGACGCTACGTGGCTCAG AAAAAACATCTCAATGCTGCAGAACCAGACCCATCCCTTCCCATTGGTGAGAGGAGAGCTGCTAAG GAGCAGCATGCTTCTCTCAGAGCTCCTTCAGACCTACCTGTTGTCCACTGCAGCCCCAGACCCCCGGTGCACCCCAAGCAGGCCCCCTCCATGAGAGACACAGCCACGCTGACAGAAGGAAGGAGGGGGCTGCACAGGGGAGGACGCTGCCTAGTGGAGGGCAGGAGGATGGAGGGCCTGTGGCCTGAGGATGAGCTGCTGCTTCCCAGAGAGAGGGCCAGGTTGGTGAGAGTGGACTTTGACTCTGAGGCAGACCTCACAGAGGAAGAGCTGGACCTGATGGTGAGAAGGAGACCAAGGcagacagggatagagagagaagagaggacttgGCAAAGAAGACACTACAAAACAGACTTAAG GGACATATCAAGGCTCCGGGACAGAGGTGCTGAACTGCCTGACTACACAGAGAGTAGTCAATATGCAGATAGGAAGGAGACTAAGGGGTCTGTTGTTCCTGATGAGGATTATTCGGAGGCAAGCCGGGTGACATCCTCTTTAACCCCCAAACCCAA GCTGCAGGTACCAGCAGGGATGAGACACAGTGGAAGATCCAGATCCTCTACCAAGAAGGACGAGCTTGAATTCGCTACCGGGCTTATGATTG GGGCTGCAGAtgcagctgctgccttgcagggaaggaaggagaggtacAGGCATGAGCTGCAGGAGCAGATAGCTGAACAGCAGAGGAATAAGAAGAG GGAGAAGGATTTAGAGCTCAGAGTTGCTGTGACAGGGACGACTGACCCGGAGAAAAAGGCAGATCGGATCAAACAGTTTGGAGCAGTGAATAGTGATGACCATGCCAGAAAAAGAAAAGACAGCTGGTACCCACCAGGCCAAGCTGTGGACCTACCAGGGGATGAGTTGAATGGGAGACCCagtgagaaaaacagagagaggctTCCCCCTGAGCAGCCCTGCGTGGCCTTCCAGTCCCCCCTGCTGGACTACAGCCACACCCTGGGCCTCAACAGTGGAGGCACCTCCCCTTACAGCCAGGCCATTCACAGGAGCATGGACACTCCCAG GATGGCAGGTTTCCTTCCTCATCCACCATCCACATTGGCAGATGCATATAGAAGTCCCTATGATGAGGCCCATCTCTACTATGGTGCAAGGAACCCACTGGACCCTAACCTGGCCTACT aTGGTCAGATCCCGCTGACAGGAGGGGTGCAGCCCAAGTCCTACCTCAGCCTTCCTCCTGCAGGGCCTCACCCCAGCCAGATGAGTCAACACAGCCCTCACAATGGGAGCAGCCATCCAGAGCCCCCTCCACA CAGACCTGCCAGTGATGCTGCTACCATGGGTTCAGGGATTGGAGTATTCCCTGCAGAGCAGGTCAAACCATCTAAAGAGAGTGTGTTACATTACAAGGAGGCACTAAGACAACAG ATCCAGGAGAGACGAGAGCGGCYGAGGCTGGACAGGGAGGAGACAGATCGCTACGAGGCCAAGCTGGAGGCAGACATGAAGAACCACGACccctgggggagaggaggaggaggagccccTCTCAGAGACAGCAGGGGCAACCTCATCA CCGATCTGCACCAGATGCACAAGCATAATGAAGAGGCCTACATCAACCCTGAGACATGGCAGAAGAGTGCAAGAGCCACCATGGCAGTACCCCGAGAGGAGGACACTAGACCTCCCTCCACCCACAGAGTCTCAG GTTTTGCTCAGGCCCCTTCGTTTGCCAGAGGCAGTATTTTTGGGAACCTGCCCACACCACAGCAGCTCCATGAACAGGAAAAGTACAAGGCTTACCTCAAACAACAG ATTGAGGAGAAGCGGAGGAAGGAAGCGGAGGAGCGAGAGTGCcagaggctggaggaggagaaggaggagaagaggctgGCTGAGCAGAGGGAACGCATCCAGAGAGAGTATGAAGAAGAACAGGACAGGAAGAAACGCAAGGAGATGGAG cAAAAAGCCAAGAATGATGAGCTGATCCGTTTGGCTGAGGAGCgaaagaaagaggtggagaggatgaagaaagaggcagaggagaaggagaactCTGCCCTGAGGAAGCAGTATGAAAAGGAGAGATGGGCACGCCTACAGGAG GTACCAAGGGAGCCGTCTCCCCCCATTCCCACCCTCCAAAAGAGGCATCAGGCTCCACAGTACAGCCCCAGACCTCAGTCCATGGACAGCCATCGCGGTACTACTGTCCCCCTGTCT GAGCGCTCTCTGTCAGGCCTCCAGTCCCCCCCAGTCCCAGCTCGCAGGAACCAGCTGAGAGCTGCCG aaGACCAGTGGGGTGTGATCAGCGAGCTGTCCGAGCTGCGCAGACAGCTGCGTAGCGAGCAGAAACGACTGGAGGGCCAGCTACTGCAGTCAGAGTGGGAGGAGCTGGACTCTCCTATGAGTGACAG GCACAGGGAGCGGCCCCAGATTGATGTGTTTGACATGGCCAGACTGCGGCTACAGGCCCCCGTCAGGAGACCCTCCTCCAGGAACACAGAGCCCAACAACCTGCACAGGATCCACGACTCGCTGCAGTTCAGATACAGAG ATGTTGACTCCAGAGAGGTGGAAGGCCATGGTTACTGTGAGCACCCTAGCGACAGGGATGGACAGAGTGTGGACATCCAGAGACAGGCAGAATACAGGGAGGAGCTACGCAGGATCAACAACAGCctgaggaggaaatctgccgccg ATTATTTTCACTTGTCACCACCCCAGCAACAAAACCattatttg AGGAATGCAGTAGGGGATCCTATGAGATGTTCCCTGTTGGAGTCTGACAGTGCCTTCATTGGTAAAGCCTCTG ATCCCATGGGTGAAGCCTTCCCAGTGTCCCCCCCATCTGTGCAGAAGCCCCAGCTCTcagccagggagaggaggaggctggcCAAGAGGGCAGAGCTGCACAAT GAGCGGGGGAGCTCCAGAGAGCCTGTTGGCCAGCCAGAGAACTACTCCCGCCAGTCAGAGGCCAGTCTCAACATACAGCAGCATGGTAGAGAGCGTAACCACCATAGGACCAAGAGGCTGCTGGCTATGAGCCGCCATGGCCTCAGAAGAG CAGACCTGTCTGGTGATGAAGATATGTCTCCGCAGGTTTCCCCTCGTGCGCCACACACTCAGGGCTCCGTGGATACGGTTGCCACGGAGCCGTGGATGAGGCCAGGCACCTCGGAGACGCTGAAGCGCTTAATGACTGGTCAGACCCCCTGCAGGGAGAGGCTGGCCAGCAGAGAGTCTACCGTGCAGGACTGGGAAGGCCCCTCTACCTACCATGGCTAA
- the LOC111979631 gene encoding centrosome and spindle pole-associated protein 1 isoform X6, whose protein sequence is MEMDDELEKFIQQQKAKVAEDKASLEQDPPYLEIRTKDYKAHDSTFTNIPTFKSSTAQGKEENCCLSLPLGEDYERKKQKLQQELRLDYRRYVAQKKHLNAAEPDPSLPIGERRAAKEQHASLRAPSDLPVVHCSPRPPVHPKQAPSMRDTATLTEGRRGLHRGGRCLVEGRRMEGLWPEDELLLPRERARLVRVDFDSEADLTEEELDLMVRRRPRQTGIEREERTWQRRHYKTDLRDISRLRDRGAELPDYTESSQYADRKETKGSVVPDEDYSEASRVTSSLTPKPKLQVPAGMRHSGRSRSSTKKDELEFATGLMIGAADAAAALQGRKERYRHELQEQIAEQQRNKKREKDLELRVAVTGTTDPEKKADRIKQFGAVNSDDHARKRKDSWYPPGQAVDLPGDELNGRPSEKNRERLPPEQPCVAFQSPLLDYSHTLGLNSGGTSPYSQAIHRSMDTPRMAGFLPHPPSTLADAYRSPYDEAHLYYGARNPLDPNLAYYGQIPLTGGVQPKSYLSLPPAGPHPSQMSQHSPHNGSSHPEPPPHRPASDAATMGSGIGVFPAEQVKPSKESVLHYKEALRQQGDPRKGRSQIFCQIQERRERXRLDREETDRYEAKLEADMKNHDPWGRGGGGAPLRDSRGNLITDLHQMHKHNEEAYINPETWQKSARATMAVPREEDTRPPSTHRVSGFAQAPSFARGSIFGNLPTPQQLHEQEKYKAYLKQQIEEKRRKEAEERECQRLEEEKEEKRLAEQRERIQREYEEEQDRKKRKEMEQKAKNDELIRLAEERKKEVERMKKEAEEKENSALRKQYEKERWARLQEVPREPSPPIPTLQKRHQAPQYSPRPQSMDSHRGTTVPLSERSLSGLQSPPVPARRNQLRAAEDQWGVISELSELRRQLRSEQKRLEGQLLQSEWEELDSPMSDRHRERPQIDVFDMARLRLQAPVRRPSSRNTEPNNLHRIHDSLQFRYRDVDSREVEGHGYCEHPSDRDGQSVDIQRQAEYREELRRINNSLRRKSAADYFHLSPPQQQNHYLRNAVGDPMRCSLLESDSAFIDPMGEAFPVSPPSVQKPQLSARERRRLAKRAELHNERGSSREPVGQPENYSRQSEASLNIQQHGRERNHHRTKRLLAMSRHGLRRDLSGDEDMSPQVSPRAPHTQGSVDTVATEPWMRPGTSETLKRLMTGQTPCRERLASRESTVQDWEGPSTYHG, encoded by the exons ATGGAGATGGATGATGAACTTGAGAAATTCATCCAGCAACAGAAGGCCAAAGTGGCAGAGGATAAAGCCAGCTTGGAACAGGATCCACCTTACCTTGAAATAAGG ACAAAAGACTACAAGGCCCATGACTCCACATTCACAAATATCCCAACATTTAAGTCGTCCACAGCACAAGGGAAGG AGGAGAATTGTTGTCTAAGTTTACCTTTGGGTGAAGACTATGAGAGGAAGAAACAGAAGTTACAGCAAGAGCTCCGTCTAGACTACAGACGCTACGTGGCTCAG AAAAAACATCTCAATGCTGCAGAACCAGACCCATCCCTTCCCATTGGTGAGAGGAGAGCTGCTAAG GAGCAGCATGCTTCTCTCAGAGCTCCTTCAGACCTACCTGTTGTCCACTGCAGCCCCAGACCCCCGGTGCACCCCAAGCAGGCCCCCTCCATGAGAGACACAGCCACGCTGACAGAAGGAAGGAGGGGGCTGCACAGGGGAGGACGCTGCCTAGTGGAGGGCAGGAGGATGGAGGGCCTGTGGCCTGAGGATGAGCTGCTGCTTCCCAGAGAGAGGGCCAGGTTGGTGAGAGTGGACTTTGACTCTGAGGCAGACCTCACAGAGGAAGAGCTGGACCTGATGGTGAGAAGGAGACCAAGGcagacagggatagagagagaagagaggacttgGCAAAGAAGACACTACAAAACAGACTTAAG GGACATATCAAGGCTCCGGGACAGAGGTGCTGAACTGCCTGACTACACAGAGAGTAGTCAATATGCAGATAGGAAGGAGACTAAGGGGTCTGTTGTTCCTGATGAGGATTATTCGGAGGCAAGCCGGGTGACATCCTCTTTAACCCCCAAACCCAA GCTGCAGGTACCAGCAGGGATGAGACACAGTGGAAGATCCAGATCCTCTACCAAGAAGGACGAGCTTGAATTCGCTACCGGGCTTATGATTG GGGCTGCAGAtgcagctgctgccttgcagggaaggaaggagaggtacAGGCATGAGCTGCAGGAGCAGATAGCTGAACAGCAGAGGAATAAGAAGAG GGAGAAGGATTTAGAGCTCAGAGTTGCTGTGACAGGGACGACTGACCCGGAGAAAAAGGCAGATCGGATCAAACAGTTTGGAGCAGTGAATAGTGATGACCATGCCAGAAAAAGAAAAGACAGCTGGTACCCACCAGGCCAAGCTGTGGACCTACCAGGGGATGAGTTGAATGGGAGACCCagtgagaaaaacagagagaggctTCCCCCTGAGCAGCCCTGCGTGGCCTTCCAGTCCCCCCTGCTGGACTACAGCCACACCCTGGGCCTCAACAGTGGAGGCACCTCCCCTTACAGCCAGGCCATTCACAGGAGCATGGACACTCCCAG GATGGCAGGTTTCCTTCCTCATCCACCATCCACATTGGCAGATGCATATAGAAGTCCCTATGATGAGGCCCATCTCTACTATGGTGCAAGGAACCCACTGGACCCTAACCTGGCCTACT aTGGTCAGATCCCGCTGACAGGAGGGGTGCAGCCCAAGTCCTACCTCAGCCTTCCTCCTGCAGGGCCTCACCCCAGCCAGATGAGTCAACACAGCCCTCACAATGGGAGCAGCCATCCAGAGCCCCCTCCACA CAGACCTGCCAGTGATGCTGCTACCATGGGTTCAGGGATTGGAGTATTCCCTGCAGAGCAGGTCAAACCATCTAAAGAGAGTGTGTTACATTACAAGGAGGCACTAAGACAACAG GGAGACCCCAGGAAAGGGAGGAGTCAGATTTTTTGCCAG ATCCAGGAGAGACGAGAGCGGCYGAGGCTGGACAGGGAGGAGACAGATCGCTACGAGGCCAAGCTGGAGGCAGACATGAAGAACCACGACccctgggggagaggaggaggaggagccccTCTCAGAGACAGCAGGGGCAACCTCATCA CCGATCTGCACCAGATGCACAAGCATAATGAAGAGGCCTACATCAACCCTGAGACATGGCAGAAGAGTGCAAGAGCCACCATGGCAGTACCCCGAGAGGAGGACACTAGACCTCCCTCCACCCACAGAGTCTCAG GTTTTGCTCAGGCCCCTTCGTTTGCCAGAGGCAGTATTTTTGGGAACCTGCCCACACCACAGCAGCTCCATGAACAGGAAAAGTACAAGGCTTACCTCAAACAACAG ATTGAGGAGAAGCGGAGGAAGGAAGCGGAGGAGCGAGAGTGCcagaggctggaggaggagaaggaggagaagaggctgGCTGAGCAGAGGGAACGCATCCAGAGAGAGTATGAAGAAGAACAGGACAGGAAGAAACGCAAGGAGATGGAG cAAAAAGCCAAGAATGATGAGCTGATCCGTTTGGCTGAGGAGCgaaagaaagaggtggagaggatgaagaaagaggcagaggagaaggagaactCTGCCCTGAGGAAGCAGTATGAAAAGGAGAGATGGGCACGCCTACAGGAG GTACCAAGGGAGCCGTCTCCCCCCATTCCCACCCTCCAAAAGAGGCATCAGGCTCCACAGTACAGCCCCAGACCTCAGTCCATGGACAGCCATCGCGGTACTACTGTCCCCCTGTCT GAGCGCTCTCTGTCAGGCCTCCAGTCCCCCCCAGTCCCAGCTCGCAGGAACCAGCTGAGAGCTGCCG aaGACCAGTGGGGTGTGATCAGCGAGCTGTCCGAGCTGCGCAGACAGCTGCGTAGCGAGCAGAAACGACTGGAGGGCCAGCTACTGCAGTCAGAGTGGGAGGAGCTGGACTCTCCTATGAGTGACAG GCACAGGGAGCGGCCCCAGATTGATGTGTTTGACATGGCCAGACTGCGGCTACAGGCCCCCGTCAGGAGACCCTCCTCCAGGAACACAGAGCCCAACAACCTGCACAGGATCCACGACTCGCTGCAGTTCAGATACAGAG ATGTTGACTCCAGAGAGGTGGAAGGCCATGGTTACTGTGAGCACCCTAGCGACAGGGATGGACAGAGTGTGGACATCCAGAGACAGGCAGAATACAGGGAGGAGCTACGCAGGATCAACAACAGCctgaggaggaaatctgccgccg ATTATTTTCACTTGTCACCACCCCAGCAACAAAACCattatttg AGGAATGCAGTAGGGGATCCTATGAGATGTTCCCTGTTGGAGTCTGACAGTGCCTTCATTG ATCCCATGGGTGAAGCCTTCCCAGTGTCCCCCCCATCTGTGCAGAAGCCCCAGCTCTcagccagggagaggaggaggctggcCAAGAGGGCAGAGCTGCACAAT GAGCGGGGGAGCTCCAGAGAGCCTGTTGGCCAGCCAGAGAACTACTCCCGCCAGTCAGAGGCCAGTCTCAACATACAGCAGCATGGTAGAGAGCGTAACCACCATAGGACCAAGAGGCTGCTGGCTATGAGCCGCCATGGCCTCAGAAGAG ACCTGTCTGGTGATGAAGATATGTCTCCGCAGGTTTCCCCTCGTGCGCCACACACTCAGGGCTCCGTGGATACGGTTGCCACGGAGCCGTGGATGAGGCCAGGCACCTCGGAGACGCTGAAGCGCTTAATGACTGGTCAGACCCCCTGCAGGGAGAGGCTGGCCAGCAGAGAGTCTACCGTGCAGGACTGGGAAGGCCCCTCTACCTACCATGGCTAA
- the LOC111979631 gene encoding centrosome and spindle pole-associated protein 1 isoform X2 yields MEMDDELEKFIQQQKAKVAEDKASLEQDPPYLEIRTKDYKAHDSTFTNIPTFKSSTAQGKEENCCLSLPLGEDYERKKQKLQQELRLDYRRYVAQKKHLNAAEPDPSLPIGERRAAKEQHASLRAPSDLPVVHCSPRPPVHPKQAPSMRDTATLTEGRRGLHRGGRCLVEGRRMEGLWPEDELLLPRERARLVRVDFDSEADLTEEELDLMVRRRPRQTGIEREERTWQRRHYKTDLRDISRLRDRGAELPDYTESSQYADRKETKGSVVPDEDYSEASRVTSSLTPKPKLQVPAGMRHSGRSRSSTKKDELEFATGLMIGAADAAAALQGRKERYRHELQEQIAEQQRNKKREKDLELRVAVTGTTDPEKKADRIKQFGAVNSDDHARKRKDSWYPPGQAVDLPGDELNGRPSEKNRERLPPEQPCVAFQSPLLDYSHTLGLNSGGTSPYSQAIHRSMDTPRMAGFLPHPPSTLADAYRSPYDEAHLYYGARNPLDPNLAYYGQIPLTGGVQPKSYLSLPPAGPHPSQMSQHSPHNGSSHPEPPPQPASDAATMGSGIGVFPAEQVKPSKESVLHYKEALRQQGDPRKGRSQIFCQIQERRERXRLDREETDRYEAKLEADMKNHDPWGRGGGGAPLRDSRGNLITDLHQMHKHNEEAYINPETWQKSARATMAVPREEDTRPPSTHRVSGFAQAPSFARGSIFGNLPTPQQLHEQEKYKAYLKQQIEEKRRKEAEERECQRLEEEKEEKRLAEQRERIQREYEEEQDRKKRKEMEQKAKNDELIRLAEERKKEVERMKKEAEEKENSALRKQYEKERWARLQEVPREPSPPIPTLQKRHQAPQYSPRPQSMDSHRGTTVPLSERSLSGLQSPPVPARRNQLRAAEDQWGVISELSELRRQLRSEQKRLEGQLLQSEWEELDSPMSDRHRERPQIDVFDMARLRLQAPVRRPSSRNTEPNNLHRIHDSLQFRYRDVDSREVEGHGYCEHPSDRDGQSVDIQRQAEYREELRRINNSLRRKSAADYFHLSPPQQQNHYLRNAVGDPMRCSLLESDSAFIGKASDPMGEAFPVSPPSVQKPQLSARERRRLAKRAELHNERGSSREPVGQPENYSRQSEASLNIQQHGRERNHHRTKRLLAMSRHGLRRADLSGDEDMSPQVSPRAPHTQGSVDTVATEPWMRPGTSETLKRLMTGQTPCRERLASRESTVQDWEGPSTYHG; encoded by the exons ATGGAGATGGATGATGAACTTGAGAAATTCATCCAGCAACAGAAGGCCAAAGTGGCAGAGGATAAAGCCAGCTTGGAACAGGATCCACCTTACCTTGAAATAAGG ACAAAAGACTACAAGGCCCATGACTCCACATTCACAAATATCCCAACATTTAAGTCGTCCACAGCACAAGGGAAGG AGGAGAATTGTTGTCTAAGTTTACCTTTGGGTGAAGACTATGAGAGGAAGAAACAGAAGTTACAGCAAGAGCTCCGTCTAGACTACAGACGCTACGTGGCTCAG AAAAAACATCTCAATGCTGCAGAACCAGACCCATCCCTTCCCATTGGTGAGAGGAGAGCTGCTAAG GAGCAGCATGCTTCTCTCAGAGCTCCTTCAGACCTACCTGTTGTCCACTGCAGCCCCAGACCCCCGGTGCACCCCAAGCAGGCCCCCTCCATGAGAGACACAGCCACGCTGACAGAAGGAAGGAGGGGGCTGCACAGGGGAGGACGCTGCCTAGTGGAGGGCAGGAGGATGGAGGGCCTGTGGCCTGAGGATGAGCTGCTGCTTCCCAGAGAGAGGGCCAGGTTGGTGAGAGTGGACTTTGACTCTGAGGCAGACCTCACAGAGGAAGAGCTGGACCTGATGGTGAGAAGGAGACCAAGGcagacagggatagagagagaagagaggacttgGCAAAGAAGACACTACAAAACAGACTTAAG GGACATATCAAGGCTCCGGGACAGAGGTGCTGAACTGCCTGACTACACAGAGAGTAGTCAATATGCAGATAGGAAGGAGACTAAGGGGTCTGTTGTTCCTGATGAGGATTATTCGGAGGCAAGCCGGGTGACATCCTCTTTAACCCCCAAACCCAA GCTGCAGGTACCAGCAGGGATGAGACACAGTGGAAGATCCAGATCCTCTACCAAGAAGGACGAGCTTGAATTCGCTACCGGGCTTATGATTG GGGCTGCAGAtgcagctgctgccttgcagggaaggaaggagaggtacAGGCATGAGCTGCAGGAGCAGATAGCTGAACAGCAGAGGAATAAGAAGAG GGAGAAGGATTTAGAGCTCAGAGTTGCTGTGACAGGGACGACTGACCCGGAGAAAAAGGCAGATCGGATCAAACAGTTTGGAGCAGTGAATAGTGATGACCATGCCAGAAAAAGAAAAGACAGCTGGTACCCACCAGGCCAAGCTGTGGACCTACCAGGGGATGAGTTGAATGGGAGACCCagtgagaaaaacagagagaggctTCCCCCTGAGCAGCCCTGCGTGGCCTTCCAGTCCCCCCTGCTGGACTACAGCCACACCCTGGGCCTCAACAGTGGAGGCACCTCCCCTTACAGCCAGGCCATTCACAGGAGCATGGACACTCCCAG GATGGCAGGTTTCCTTCCTCATCCACCATCCACATTGGCAGATGCATATAGAAGTCCCTATGATGAGGCCCATCTCTACTATGGTGCAAGGAACCCACTGGACCCTAACCTGGCCTACT aTGGTCAGATCCCGCTGACAGGAGGGGTGCAGCCCAAGTCCTACCTCAGCCTTCCTCCTGCAGGGCCTCACCCCAGCCAGATGAGTCAACACAGCCCTCACAATGGGAGCAGCCATCCAGAGCCCCCTCCACA ACCTGCCAGTGATGCTGCTACCATGGGTTCAGGGATTGGAGTATTCCCTGCAGAGCAGGTCAAACCATCTAAAGAGAGTGTGTTACATTACAAGGAGGCACTAAGACAACAG GGAGACCCCAGGAAAGGGAGGAGTCAGATTTTTTGCCAG ATCCAGGAGAGACGAGAGCGGCYGAGGCTGGACAGGGAGGAGACAGATCGCTACGAGGCCAAGCTGGAGGCAGACATGAAGAACCACGACccctgggggagaggaggaggaggagccccTCTCAGAGACAGCAGGGGCAACCTCATCA CCGATCTGCACCAGATGCACAAGCATAATGAAGAGGCCTACATCAACCCTGAGACATGGCAGAAGAGTGCAAGAGCCACCATGGCAGTACCCCGAGAGGAGGACACTAGACCTCCCTCCACCCACAGAGTCTCAG GTTTTGCTCAGGCCCCTTCGTTTGCCAGAGGCAGTATTTTTGGGAACCTGCCCACACCACAGCAGCTCCATGAACAGGAAAAGTACAAGGCTTACCTCAAACAACAG ATTGAGGAGAAGCGGAGGAAGGAAGCGGAGGAGCGAGAGTGCcagaggctggaggaggagaaggaggagaagaggctgGCTGAGCAGAGGGAACGCATCCAGAGAGAGTATGAAGAAGAACAGGACAGGAAGAAACGCAAGGAGATGGAG cAAAAAGCCAAGAATGATGAGCTGATCCGTTTGGCTGAGGAGCgaaagaaagaggtggagaggatgaagaaagaggcagaggagaaggagaactCTGCCCTGAGGAAGCAGTATGAAAAGGAGAGATGGGCACGCCTACAGGAG GTACCAAGGGAGCCGTCTCCCCCCATTCCCACCCTCCAAAAGAGGCATCAGGCTCCACAGTACAGCCCCAGACCTCAGTCCATGGACAGCCATCGCGGTACTACTGTCCCCCTGTCT GAGCGCTCTCTGTCAGGCCTCCAGTCCCCCCCAGTCCCAGCTCGCAGGAACCAGCTGAGAGCTGCCG aaGACCAGTGGGGTGTGATCAGCGAGCTGTCCGAGCTGCGCAGACAGCTGCGTAGCGAGCAGAAACGACTGGAGGGCCAGCTACTGCAGTCAGAGTGGGAGGAGCTGGACTCTCCTATGAGTGACAG GCACAGGGAGCGGCCCCAGATTGATGTGTTTGACATGGCCAGACTGCGGCTACAGGCCCCCGTCAGGAGACCCTCCTCCAGGAACACAGAGCCCAACAACCTGCACAGGATCCACGACTCGCTGCAGTTCAGATACAGAG ATGTTGACTCCAGAGAGGTGGAAGGCCATGGTTACTGTGAGCACCCTAGCGACAGGGATGGACAGAGTGTGGACATCCAGAGACAGGCAGAATACAGGGAGGAGCTACGCAGGATCAACAACAGCctgaggaggaaatctgccgccg ATTATTTTCACTTGTCACCACCCCAGCAACAAAACCattatttg AGGAATGCAGTAGGGGATCCTATGAGATGTTCCCTGTTGGAGTCTGACAGTGCCTTCATTGGTAAAGCCTCTG ATCCCATGGGTGAAGCCTTCCCAGTGTCCCCCCCATCTGTGCAGAAGCCCCAGCTCTcagccagggagaggaggaggctggcCAAGAGGGCAGAGCTGCACAAT GAGCGGGGGAGCTCCAGAGAGCCTGTTGGCCAGCCAGAGAACTACTCCCGCCAGTCAGAGGCCAGTCTCAACATACAGCAGCATGGTAGAGAGCGTAACCACCATAGGACCAAGAGGCTGCTGGCTATGAGCCGCCATGGCCTCAGAAGAG CAGACCTGTCTGGTGATGAAGATATGTCTCCGCAGGTTTCCCCTCGTGCGCCACACACTCAGGGCTCCGTGGATACGGTTGCCACGGAGCCGTGGATGAGGCCAGGCACCTCGGAGACGCTGAAGCGCTTAATGACTGGTCAGACCCCCTGCAGGGAGAGGCTGGCCAGCAGAGAGTCTACCGTGCAGGACTGGGAAGGCCCCTCTACCTACCATGGCTAA